A section of the Actinomycetota bacterium genome encodes:
- a CDS encoding class I SAM-dependent methyltransferase: MMGAVSTSDPYYRRDLALVHHLGYGFHADRCARGILELLEPVRATGGLVVELGCGSGLLTRHLLDAGHRVIATDASPAMLELARDVARGTEDVRQLVLPDDPISECDAIVSVGHVLSYLPDEASIDRALVAVAVALRPGGVFAIDLCDLRWGEVFRDAPNQGRAGDTWAIISQFSVPRPNLFVRDMVTFVRVADGTWRRDEERHENLLVDTSRVPMLLAEHGLEAHVSRSFGEEELPEGLVTILGRRPGSPS, from the coding sequence ATGATGGGTGCCGTGTCGACCTCTGACCCGTACTACCGCCGGGATCTGGCGCTGGTGCACCACCTCGGCTACGGCTTCCATGCCGACCGCTGCGCCCGCGGGATCCTCGAGCTGCTGGAACCTGTGCGCGCGACGGGCGGCCTCGTGGTCGAGCTCGGGTGCGGCAGCGGTCTGCTCACGCGCCACCTCCTCGACGCGGGTCACCGGGTGATCGCCACGGACGCCTCGCCGGCGATGCTCGAGCTCGCTCGAGACGTCGCCCGGGGTACGGAGGACGTTCGCCAACTGGTACTGCCGGACGACCCGATCTCCGAGTGCGACGCCATCGTCTCGGTCGGACACGTGCTCAGCTACCTGCCGGACGAAGCGTCGATCGATCGAGCGCTCGTGGCGGTCGCGGTTGCACTGCGACCCGGCGGCGTCTTCGCGATCGATCTGTGCGACCTTCGCTGGGGGGAGGTCTTTCGGGACGCACCGAACCAAGGGCGCGCGGGCGACACCTGGGCGATCATCTCGCAGTTCAGCGTCCCGCGGCCGAACTTGTTCGTGCGAGACATGGTCACCTTCGTTCGCGTGGCGGACGGGACGTGGCGCCGTGACGAGGAGCGTCACGAGAACCTGCTCGTCGACACGAGTCGTGTGCCTATGCTGCTCGCGGAGCACGGCCTCGAGGCGCACGTCTCGCGGTCGTTCGGCGAGGAGGAGCTTCCCGAGGGTCTGGTGACG
- a CDS encoding aldehyde dehydrogenase family protein has product MPSPPDDDVTALARRIAELGVGERARIVQASWWSERMLEWAMSHPSFKTQLFRFVDVFPATTSDADVLRHLDEYFETGEVPRMLDLGLGLAEHVPFGKAAAASVARHNIARMAEQFIVGTDASSAVEGLQRLWRAGSAFTVDLLGEKTVTVSEADRYAARVDALLAVLLEATPRWAPDDHLERDDLGPLPRVNVSVKPTALAPSFSPLTRDDGLTQAKERLRPILRRARESGVAGPQSAFVYLDMEHYDVKGLSLQLFRELLDEPEFAGMEAGVVLQTYLKDSYRDLADLIEWSRGRRCPITVRLVKGAYWDTETVMSRAEGWPVPVYEHKAETDANFERCVRLLHDHHDAVRAAFGSHNLRSIAYAVTEARRRGIPDTGYEIQMLYGMAEPIHSAIRRIGLRLRVYAPVGELVPGMAYLVRRLLENTSNESFVRRRFVEGRDLDELLAPPSVASLPELGDATTRSPTDERDPAPFEPEPPAEWRRTRVRSAFASAVASAGDAFGREVPAMIDGRPVTTASSITSVDPAAPSVQVARSASCGAHEADEAIAVAQRSWASWSRTPAQARVGVLFRAAQWMRARRHDLAALEVFEAGKPWKEADADVCEAIDFCAYYGREAVRLSEGGVVQSPPGEANSLHYRPRGVGVVIAPWNFPLAIPTGMVTAALVTGNTVCFKPAEQTPLVGHALYEALMAGGLPPGCLALLPGVGEEVGAHLVEHPDVAFVTFTGSLAVGLDIVERAAVHRPGQRHVKRVVAEMGGKNALVVDADADLDQAVPAAVYSAFGYSGQKCSACARLIVVDAVHDELVDRLIGATRVLRIGHPRHMGTQVGPLIDADAHKRVSAYVEAAPSEGTVVLARDDVPDEGFFVGPTIVTDVQAQSRLAREEIFGPVLVVMRAESFEAAVALANDTDYALTAGVFSRSPANIRFASAELRGGNVYVNRTTVGAVVGRQPFGGYGLSGVGSKAGGADYLMQFVEPRVVTENTLRQGFAPPDE; this is encoded by the coding sequence GTGCCGTCCCCTCCCGACGACGACGTCACCGCCCTGGCTCGCCGCATCGCCGAGCTCGGCGTGGGGGAGCGCGCGAGGATCGTCCAGGCATCGTGGTGGAGCGAACGGATGCTCGAGTGGGCGATGTCGCATCCGTCCTTCAAGACGCAGCTCTTCCGCTTCGTCGACGTCTTCCCTGCCACGACGAGCGATGCCGACGTCCTGCGCCATCTCGACGAGTACTTCGAGACCGGCGAGGTCCCCAGGATGCTCGACCTGGGCCTGGGGTTGGCCGAGCACGTGCCCTTCGGCAAGGCCGCCGCCGCGTCGGTGGCCCGTCACAACATCGCCCGCATGGCGGAGCAGTTCATCGTGGGCACCGACGCTTCGTCCGCGGTCGAGGGCCTGCAGCGGCTCTGGCGTGCCGGGAGCGCGTTCACGGTCGATCTGCTCGGCGAGAAGACGGTCACCGTCAGCGAGGCCGACCGCTACGCCGCGCGCGTCGATGCGTTGCTCGCGGTCCTGCTCGAGGCGACACCGCGCTGGGCGCCCGACGATCATCTCGAGCGCGACGACCTCGGGCCGCTGCCTCGGGTCAACGTGAGTGTCAAACCCACGGCGCTGGCGCCCTCGTTCTCTCCGCTCACGCGTGACGACGGGTTGACCCAGGCCAAGGAACGCCTTCGCCCGATCCTGCGGCGCGCGCGCGAGAGCGGGGTAGCCGGCCCGCAGAGCGCGTTCGTCTATCTCGACATGGAGCACTACGACGTCAAGGGCCTGAGCCTGCAGCTCTTCCGGGAGCTGCTCGACGAGCCCGAGTTCGCGGGTATGGAGGCCGGCGTCGTCCTGCAGACCTACCTGAAGGATTCGTACCGCGATCTCGCCGACCTGATCGAGTGGTCGCGCGGGCGTCGCTGTCCGATCACCGTGCGGCTGGTGAAGGGCGCGTATTGGGACACCGAGACGGTGATGAGCCGGGCCGAGGGTTGGCCCGTCCCGGTCTACGAGCACAAGGCCGAGACCGACGCCAACTTCGAGCGGTGTGTACGCCTCCTCCACGACCATCACGACGCGGTGCGCGCCGCCTTCGGAAGCCACAACCTGCGCTCGATCGCGTACGCCGTCACCGAGGCACGCCGGAGGGGGATCCCCGACACCGGCTACGAGATCCAGATGCTGTACGGCATGGCCGAGCCCATCCATTCGGCGATCCGGCGGATCGGCCTGCGCCTCCGGGTCTACGCACCGGTCGGTGAGCTGGTGCCGGGAATGGCCTATCTGGTGAGGCGACTGCTCGAGAACACGTCGAACGAGAGCTTCGTGCGCCGGCGCTTCGTCGAGGGACGCGATCTCGACGAGCTGCTCGCGCCGCCCTCGGTCGCATCGCTGCCCGAGCTCGGCGACGCGACGACGCGGTCACCGACCGACGAGCGCGACCCCGCACCCTTCGAGCCCGAGCCACCGGCCGAATGGCGTCGCACGCGTGTGCGGTCGGCCTTCGCGTCCGCGGTCGCGAGCGCCGGCGACGCGTTCGGACGCGAGGTGCCGGCGATGATCGACGGACGGCCGGTGACGACGGCGTCGTCCATCACGTCGGTCGACCCCGCCGCACCCTCGGTGCAGGTGGCGCGGTCGGCGTCGTGCGGGGCGCACGAGGCCGACGAGGCGATCGCGGTGGCGCAGCGGTCGTGGGCGAGCTGGAGCCGTACCCCCGCCCAGGCGCGTGTCGGCGTGCTCTTCCGCGCGGCCCAGTGGATGCGCGCCCGCCGGCACGACCTGGCCGCGCTCGAGGTGTTCGAAGCGGGCAAGCCGTGGAAGGAGGCCGATGCCGATGTCTGTGAGGCCATCGACTTCTGCGCGTACTACGGACGAGAGGCGGTCCGCCTGTCCGAGGGCGGAGTCGTGCAGTCGCCGCCGGGCGAGGCGAACTCGCTGCACTATCGGCCGCGCGGCGTCGGGGTCGTCATCGCGCCCTGGAACTTCCCGCTCGCGATCCCGACGGGAATGGTCACCGCCGCGCTGGTGACGGGCAACACGGTCTGCTTCAAGCCCGCCGAGCAGACCCCGCTTGTGGGCCACGCGCTCTACGAGGCGCTGATGGCCGGAGGGCTACCGCCGGGATGTCTTGCGCTGCTTCCGGGTGTCGGCGAGGAGGTGGGAGCGCATCTGGTCGAGCACCCCGACGTGGCGTTCGTGACGTTCACCGGGTCGCTCGCGGTCGGGCTCGACATCGTCGAGCGGGCCGCGGTCCACCGACCGGGTCAGCGTCACGTGAAGCGAGTGGTCGCAGAGATGGGCGGCAAGAACGCGCTGGTCGTCGACGCCGACGCGGACCTCGACCAGGCTGTGCCCGCGGCGGTGTATTCCGCGTTCGGGTACTCCGGACAGAAGTGTTCGGCGTGCGCGCGACTGATCGTGGTCGACGCGGTGCACGACGAGCTCGTCGACCGGCTGATCGGAGCCACCCGCGTGCTGCGCATCGGTCATCCCCGGCACATGGGAACGCAGGTGGGCCCGCTCATCGACGCCGACGCGCACAAGCGGGTGTCGGCGTACGTCGAGGCGGCACCGTCCGAGGGGACGGTTGTGCTTGCACGCGACGACGTGCCCGACGAGGGATTCTTCGTGGGACCCACGATCGTGACCGACGTGCAGGCGCAGTCGCGCCTGGCCAGGGAGGAGATCTTCGGACCGGTGCTCGTGGTGATGCGCGCCGAGAGCTTCGAAGCCGCGGTCGCGTTGGCCAACGACACCGACTACGCGCTGACGGCCGGTGTGTTCTCGCGCTCGCCCGCCAACATCCGCTTCGCGTCCGCGGAGCTGCGAGGCGGCAACGTCTACGTCAACCGCACGACGGTCGGTGCGGTCGTGGGTCGACAGCCCTTCGGCGGCTACGGCCTTTCGGGAGTGGGTTCCAAGGCGGGCGGGGCCGACTACCTCATGCAGTTCGTCGAACCACGCGTCGTCACCGAGAACACGCTTCGTCAGGGTTTCGCGCCGCCGGACGAGTAG
- a CDS encoding helix-turn-helix domain-containing protein: protein MLLTVREAAHALGVGRSTAYELITAGELEVVHIGRACRIPVAVVEAYVERLRLPRNSTGVAVRPHP, encoded by the coding sequence GTGTTGCTGACCGTCCGGGAGGCCGCACACGCGCTCGGTGTGGGGCGCAGCACCGCGTACGAGCTCATCACCGCCGGCGAGCTCGAGGTCGTCCACATCGGCCGCGCGTGTCGCATCCCGGTCGCTGTCGTCGAGGCATACGTCGAGCGCCTTCGCCTGCCGCGAAACTCGACCGGGGTCGCTGTCCGACCCCACCCCTAG
- a CDS encoding pyridoxamine 5'-phosphate oxidase translates to MPRWVDFAADQPELAQRVQRLFQRQKHMTMATLRRDGSPRISGTEVEFHAEDLVLGMMAGARKVVDLSRDDRLALHSPSVDPAEDGSSWAGEAKIAGRAVEIIDNDRTDGSHRYRVDITEVVLTTLGTPGDHLVIESWHPDRGLERLQRY, encoded by the coding sequence ATGCCGAGATGGGTGGACTTCGCGGCCGACCAGCCTGAGCTCGCGCAACGCGTGCAGCGGTTGTTCCAGCGTCAGAAGCACATGACGATGGCTACCCTGCGCCGCGACGGCTCGCCCAGGATCAGCGGGACCGAGGTCGAGTTCCATGCCGAGGACCTCGTGCTGGGCATGATGGCCGGAGCCCGCAAGGTCGTCGACCTCTCGAGAGACGACCGGCTCGCCCTGCACAGCCCCTCCGTCGATCCCGCGGAGGACGGGAGCTCGTGGGCGGGCGAGGCGAAGATCGCGGGACGAGCCGTCGAGATCATCGACAACGATCGTACGGACGGATCGCACCGGTACCGGGTCGACATCACCGAGGTCGTCCTTACGACGCTCGGCACCCCGGGCGATCACCTCGTGATCGAGTCGTGGCATCCCGACCGTGGGCTCGAGAGGCTGCAGCGGTACTAA
- a CDS encoding CsbD family protein produces MGEGTFDNAKGKVKEAAGDLTDNKDMKREGKTDQAAGNVKDKLGNLKETAEDAVDKVKDKLHKD; encoded by the coding sequence ATGGGCGAAGGCACGTTCGACAACGCGAAGGGCAAGGTCAAGGAAGCCGCAGGTGACCTGACGGACAACAAGGACATGAAGCGTGAGGGCAAGACGGATCAGGCTGCGGGCAACGTCAAGGACAAGCTCGGCAACCTGAAGGAGACAGCGGAAGACGCTGTCGACAAGGTGAAGGACAAGCTGCACAAGGACTGA
- a CDS encoding site-specific integrase has translation MPGWRRTASAVCGRCWSPLLLTLYSRGCSGATSPRSSGAQEARRPDGRSLTVDQAHAFLTAAKGDRLEAAYVTMLMLGLRPGEVLGLTWSDLDLKCRRLQVSRSLKRERGELRLGEPKTKRSRRALVLPAPVVKSLRAHRRRQVQERIAAGPEWRDLDLVFASTVGTLIDPSNRRNLSTVTMCAGLGHWHPHELRHSAASLLSACGVRLEEIADVLGHSSTRMTGDVYRHAVVPAVAAGARPMEQLFDTD, from the coding sequence ATGCCGGGATGGCGAAGAACAGCGTCAGCCGTCTGCGGTCGGTGCTGGTCGCCGCTCTTGCTCACGCTGTACTCGAGGGGCTGCTCGGGCGCAACGTCGCCGCGCTCGTCCGGGGCCCAAGAGGCTCGACGCCCCGATGGAAGGTCGCTCACCGTCGACCAAGCGCACGCATTCCTCACGGCGGCGAAGGGCGACCGCCTGGAGGCCGCCTACGTAACCATGCTGATGCTCGGGCTCCGCCCCGGCGAGGTGCTCGGTCTCACGTGGTCGGACCTCGACCTGAAGTGCCGACGGCTCCAAGTGAGCCGCTCCCTCAAGCGCGAGCGGGGCGAGCTGCGCCTCGGCGAGCCGAAGACCAAGCGCTCCCGCCGAGCGCTCGTGCTCCCCGCTCCCGTTGTGAAGTCGCTTCGGGCCCACCGTCGTCGACAGGTGCAGGAACGCATCGCCGCCGGGCCCGAGTGGCGGGACCTCGACCTTGTGTTCGCGTCGACCGTCGGCACGCTGATCGACCCGAGTAACAGACGGAACCTCTCGACCGTGACGATGTGCGCGGGTCTCGGACACTGGCATCCACACGAGCTCCGCCACAGCGCGGCGTCGTTGCTGTCGGCTTGCGGTGTGCGTCTGGAGGAGATCGCGGACGTCCTCGGCCACTCGTCGACGCGCATGACCGGCGATGTCTACCGGCATGCAGTCGTGCCCGCGGTCGCGGCCGGCGCGCGGCCGATGGAGCAGCTCTTCGACACCGATTGA